The Streptomyces tendae genome has a window encoding:
- the mtnA gene encoding S-methyl-5-thioribose-1-phosphate isomerase: MADQYAHSGDNKRPTQIPVLRWEEPPEGPVLVLLDQTRLPAEEVELVCTDAPALVEAIRSLAVRGAPLLGVAGAYGVALAAVRGFDVDDAAAALESARPTAVNLAVGVRRAHSAYRAVLDRGGDAREAAGAALAAAQRLHREDAEASTRMAGHGLALLDELLPGGGHRILTHCNTGSLVSGGEGTAFAVALAAHRVGRLRRLWVDETRPLLQGARLTAYEAARSGMAYTLLTDNAAGSLFAAGEVDAVLIGADRIAADGSVANKVGSYPLAVLARYHHVPFIVVAPVTTVDPGTPDGASIEVEQRPGHEVTEITAPQVPVAGAEAGGGIPVAPLGTQAYNPAFDVTPPELVTAIVTEEGVVSPVTTEALADLCARSRQVTIS, from the coding sequence ATGGCTGATCAGTACGCGCACAGCGGCGACAACAAGCGGCCGACACAGATCCCGGTACTGCGCTGGGAGGAGCCGCCCGAAGGTCCGGTCCTGGTCCTGCTCGACCAGACGCGGCTCCCGGCCGAGGAGGTCGAGCTCGTCTGCACGGACGCGCCCGCGCTGGTGGAGGCGATCCGTTCGCTCGCCGTACGCGGCGCACCCCTGCTGGGCGTCGCGGGCGCCTACGGGGTCGCCCTCGCGGCGGTGCGGGGCTTCGACGTGGACGACGCGGCGGCGGCGCTGGAGAGCGCCCGGCCCACGGCGGTGAACCTGGCGGTCGGGGTGCGGCGGGCGCACTCCGCGTACCGGGCGGTGCTCGACCGCGGCGGGGACGCCCGCGAGGCGGCCGGGGCGGCGCTGGCCGCGGCCCAGCGGCTGCACCGGGAGGACGCCGAGGCCAGTACCCGGATGGCCGGGCACGGGCTGGCGCTCCTCGACGAACTGCTGCCCGGCGGCGGGCACCGGATTCTCACGCACTGCAACACCGGTTCGCTGGTGTCGGGCGGCGAGGGGACGGCCTTCGCGGTGGCGCTGGCGGCGCACCGGGTGGGCAGGCTGCGGCGCCTGTGGGTGGACGAAACGCGTCCGTTGCTGCAAGGTGCTCGCCTGACGGCGTACGAGGCGGCCCGCAGCGGCATGGCGTACACCCTGCTCACCGACAACGCGGCGGGATCGCTGTTCGCGGCGGGCGAGGTGGACGCGGTGCTGATCGGCGCGGACCGCATCGCGGCCGACGGTTCGGTGGCGAACAAGGTGGGGAGCTATCCGCTCGCGGTGCTCGCGCGGTACCACCATGTGCCGTTCATCGTGGTGGCTCCGGTGACGACGGTGGATCCCGGGACGCCGGACGGGGCGTCCATCGAGGTGGAGCAGCGTCCCGGCCATGAGGTGACAGAGATCACGGCGCCGCAGGTGCCGGTGGCCGGAGCGGAGGCGGGTGGCGGGATTCCGGTGGCCCCCCTGGGGACCCAGGCGTACAACCCGGCGTTCGACGTGACACCGCCGGAACTGGTGACGGCGATCGTCACCGAAGAGGGCGTGGTTTCGCCCGTGACGACCGAGGCTCTGGCGGACCTGTGTGCCAGGTCACGCCAGGTCACGATTAGCTAA
- a CDS encoding DUF4350 domain-containing protein, with amino-acid sequence MTTEATSPSTSASPTARQVWTRTRGIALALVLLVAAAVAIAVVRSDARHGELDPRSADPYGSRAVAELLADRGIDTRVVTTLEDAADAAGPDTTLLVAVPDLLTPRQQTRLHQATEGSGGRTVLVASGAASVERLVPGVTADPANSLDSTLDPDCALPAARRAGDADTGGIRYSSAHLDADECYPSRRLATLLRVPAPSGSGDTVLLGAPDILLNDRLDRHGNASLALQLLGSRPHLVWYLPSPADASALEQEERSFFDLLPSGWLWGTLQLFVAAALAALWRARRLGPLVPENLPVAIRASETAEGRARLYRKADARDRAALALRSATRTRLAPLVGVPGTQAHTPEVLLPALSARLQGDGQSPHTVLFGPPPGDDAALVRLADQLDALERQVRRP; translated from the coding sequence ATGACGACCGAGGCCACCTCCCCGTCCACCTCGGCCTCCCCCACCGCCCGCCAGGTGTGGACCCGCACGCGCGGCATCGCCCTCGCGCTGGTCCTGCTGGTCGCGGCGGCCGTCGCGATCGCCGTGGTCCGCTCCGACGCCCGGCACGGCGAACTCGACCCGCGCTCCGCCGACCCGTACGGCAGCCGCGCCGTCGCCGAGCTGCTCGCCGACCGTGGCATCGACACCCGTGTGGTCACCACCCTGGAGGATGCCGCCGACGCGGCCGGCCCCGACACCACGCTCCTGGTCGCCGTCCCCGACCTGCTGACGCCCCGCCAGCAGACACGGCTGCACCAGGCCACCGAGGGGTCCGGCGGACGCACCGTCCTGGTCGCCTCCGGCGCCGCGTCCGTGGAACGCCTCGTCCCCGGCGTCACCGCCGACCCGGCCAACAGCCTCGACTCCACCCTGGACCCCGACTGCGCGCTGCCCGCGGCCCGGCGCGCGGGCGACGCCGACACCGGCGGCATCCGCTACTCCTCCGCCCACCTCGACGCCGACGAGTGCTACCCCAGCCGGCGCCTGGCCACCCTGCTGCGCGTCCCCGCCCCTTCCGGCAGCGGCGACACCGTCCTCCTCGGCGCCCCCGACATCCTCCTCAACGACCGCCTGGACCGGCACGGCAACGCCTCGCTGGCCCTGCAACTCCTCGGCTCCCGCCCCCATCTGGTCTGGTACCTCCCCTCACCGGCCGACGCGTCCGCCCTCGAGCAGGAGGAACGGAGCTTCTTCGACCTGCTGCCCTCCGGCTGGCTGTGGGGCACGCTGCAGCTCTTCGTCGCCGCGGCCCTGGCCGCCCTGTGGCGGGCCCGCCGGCTCGGCCCCCTGGTGCCCGAGAACCTCCCCGTGGCGATCCGCGCCTCCGAGACCGCCGAAGGCCGCGCCCGCCTCTACCGCAAGGCGGACGCCCGCGACCGCGCCGCCCTCGCTCTGCGCTCCGCCACCCGCACCCGCCTCGCCCCCCTCGTCGGCGTCCCCGGCACCCAGGCGCACACGCCCGAGGTCCTGCTCCCCGCCCTGTCCGCCCGCCTCCAGGGCGACGGACAGTCCCCGCACACCGTCCTCTTCGGCCCGCCCCCCGGCGACGACGCAGCGCTCGTCCGGCTGGCCGACCAACTCGACGCCCTCGAAAGGCAGGTACGCCGTCCATGA
- a CDS encoding AAA family ATPase translates to MDPTTDNAAPTGDPAAARASLEALRAEIAKAVVGQDPAVTGLVVALLCRGHVLLEGVPGVAKTLLVRALASALELDTKRVQFTPDLMPSDVTGSLVYDARTAEFSFQPGPVFTNLLLADEINRTPPKTQSSLLEAMEERQVTVDGIPRALPDPFLVAATQNPVEYEGTYPLPEAQLDRFLLKLTMPLPSREDEIHVLTRHAEGFDPRDLRAAGVRPVASAADLEAARRAVATTTVSPEITAYVVDICRSTRESPSLALGVSPRGATALLATARAWAWLTGRDYVIPDDVKALALPTLRHRVQLRPEAEMEGVTADSVIHAVLSHVPVPR, encoded by the coding sequence ATGGACCCGACCACCGACAACGCCGCGCCCACCGGGGACCCGGCCGCCGCCCGGGCCTCCCTGGAGGCCCTGCGCGCGGAGATCGCCAAGGCCGTGGTCGGCCAGGACCCCGCGGTGACCGGCCTCGTCGTGGCCCTGCTCTGCCGCGGCCACGTCCTCCTCGAAGGCGTCCCCGGCGTCGCCAAGACCCTGCTGGTCCGCGCGCTCGCCTCCGCCCTCGAACTCGACACCAAACGCGTCCAGTTCACCCCCGACCTGATGCCGAGCGACGTCACCGGCTCCCTCGTCTACGACGCCCGCACCGCCGAGTTCTCCTTCCAGCCCGGCCCGGTCTTCACGAACCTCCTCCTGGCGGACGAGATCAACCGCACGCCCCCGAAGACCCAGTCGTCCCTGCTGGAGGCCATGGAGGAACGCCAGGTCACCGTCGACGGCATCCCGCGCGCCCTCCCCGACCCGTTCCTGGTCGCCGCGACCCAGAACCCCGTCGAGTACGAGGGCACCTACCCCCTGCCCGAGGCCCAGCTCGACCGCTTCCTCCTCAAGCTGACCATGCCCCTCCCTTCCCGCGAGGACGAGATCCACGTCCTCACCCGGCACGCCGAGGGCTTCGACCCCCGCGACCTGCGCGCCGCCGGCGTACGTCCCGTCGCGAGCGCAGCCGACCTGGAGGCCGCCCGCCGCGCGGTCGCCACCACCACGGTCTCCCCCGAGATCACCGCCTACGTCGTGGACATCTGCCGCTCCACCCGCGAGTCGCCGTCCCTGGCCCTCGGCGTGTCCCCTCGCGGCGCCACCGCGCTGCTAGCCACCGCCCGCGCCTGGGCCTGGCTGACCGGCCGCGACTACGTCATCCCCGACGACGTGAAGGCACTGGCCCTCCCCACTCTCCGCCACCGCGTACAGCTCCGCCCGGAGGCCGAGATGGAGGGCGTGACGGCCGACTCCGTCATCCACGCGGTCCTGTCCCACGTCCCCGTCCCCCGCTGA
- a CDS encoding stage II sporulation protein M gives MDLDVFVSAHRAEWDRLDALLRRRRRLTGAEADELVVLYQRAATHLSLIRSAAPDPQLTGRLSQLVARARSAVTGTRQASWRDVTHFLTHGFPAAVYRARHWWVPTALLSTAVAALLGWWIGTHPEVQASIAAPAELRELTRPGGQYETYYSSNPATSFAAQVWTNNAWAAALCLILGVFLGLPVLWILFQNMLNLGVGFGLMSSAGRLDTFLGLVLPHGLLELTAVFVAAGTGLRLGWTVIDPGPRTRRTALAEEGRAALAMAIGLALVLFVSGAIEGFVTPSGLPTWARITIGVAAELAFLAYVYVLGGRAVRSGTTGDLDASERSAGVPTAA, from the coding sequence ATGGACCTCGACGTCTTCGTCTCCGCCCACCGCGCGGAGTGGGACCGCCTCGATGCCCTGCTCAGGCGCCGGCGCCGCCTCACCGGAGCGGAGGCGGACGAACTCGTCGTCCTCTACCAGCGGGCCGCCACCCACCTCTCCCTCATCCGTTCGGCCGCGCCCGACCCTCAGCTGACCGGCCGGCTCAGCCAGCTGGTGGCCCGGGCCCGCAGCGCCGTGACCGGCACCCGCCAGGCGTCCTGGCGCGACGTCACACACTTCCTGACTCACGGATTCCCCGCGGCCGTCTACCGCGCGCGTCACTGGTGGGTGCCCACGGCACTCCTCTCCACGGCCGTGGCGGCACTGCTCGGCTGGTGGATAGGCACCCACCCGGAGGTCCAGGCCTCCATAGCGGCGCCCGCCGAACTCCGTGAGCTCACCCGCCCCGGCGGCCAGTACGAGACGTACTACTCGAGCAACCCGGCGACCTCGTTCGCCGCCCAGGTGTGGACGAACAACGCGTGGGCCGCGGCGTTGTGCCTGATCCTCGGGGTGTTCCTGGGCCTGCCGGTCCTGTGGATCCTCTTCCAGAACATGCTCAACCTGGGCGTCGGCTTCGGCCTGATGTCCTCCGCCGGACGCCTCGACACGTTCCTCGGCCTGGTTCTTCCGCACGGCCTGCTGGAACTCACCGCGGTCTTCGTCGCCGCCGGCACGGGCCTGCGTCTGGGCTGGACCGTGATCGACCCCGGCCCCCGCACGCGGCGCACCGCGCTCGCAGAGGAGGGGCGCGCCGCCCTCGCCATGGCGATCGGGCTGGCCCTGGTGCTCTTCGTGTCCGGAGCCATCGAAGGCTTCGTCACCCCGTCGGGCCTGCCCACCTGGGCCCGCATCACCATCGGTGTCGCCGCCGAGCTGGCCTTCCTCGCCTACGTCTACGTCCTGGGCGGCCGCGCCGTCCGATCCGGTACGACGGGCGACCTTGACGCATCCGAGCGCAGTGCCGGCGTGCCCACCGCCGCCTGA
- the mtrB gene encoding MtrAB system histidine kinase MtrB has translation MSGDSAASASGRPGGRPGRPVGRRTAGSRWRHLFDGDLLQGGVQGSPVVRLVMRWVRRPLLPVMRLWRRNIQLKVVVTTLLMSLGVVLLLGFVVIGQVRNGLLDAKVKASQSQATGGFAVAKQQAEQAVSVTGDEGTAADGRPSQSVIQWMSDLVASLSSGGQGAFDVVTLPSGGDSGSGRGPRASGEVDPTGSVPAALRERIDTSTSAAQSYTRIVYDTDKASQPALVIGKQVNDPNGDPYQLYYLFPLTQEEKSLSLVKGTLATAGLFVVVLLGAIAWLVVRQVVTPVRMAAGIAERLSAGRLQERMKVTGEDDIARLGEAFNKMAQNLQLKISQLEDLSRMQRRFVSDVSHELRTPLTTVRMAADVIHEAREDFDPVTARSAELLADQLDRFESLLADLLEISRFDAGAAALEAEPIDLREVVRRVVSGAEPLAERKGTTIKVVGDQQPVVAEADARRVERVLRNLVVNAVEHGEGKDVVVKLAAAGGAVAVAVRDYGVGLKPGEATRVFSRFWRADPARARTTGGTGLGLSIALEDARLHGGWLQAWGEPGGGSQFRLTLPRTADEPLRGSPIPLEPKDSRRNRGLDDAGLPRGGDGEKRATVPVRQPGADDPAQSARDPLALRPGTSTPTADPTALPGNGARVVARSGSTRMTPGGSAAPGDRAAARTADGGTEGGDGDPRGTERDGEATRGR, from the coding sequence ATGTCCGGTGACAGTGCCGCTTCGGCGTCCGGCCGGCCCGGGGGCCGTCCGGGGCGGCCTGTCGGCCGGCGGACGGCGGGTTCCCGCTGGCGCCATCTCTTCGACGGGGACCTGCTGCAGGGCGGGGTCCAGGGCAGCCCGGTGGTCCGGCTGGTCATGCGCTGGGTGCGCCGGCCGCTGCTGCCCGTCATGCGGCTGTGGCGTCGCAACATCCAGCTCAAGGTCGTCGTCACCACGCTGCTGATGTCGCTGGGTGTCGTCCTGCTGCTGGGCTTCGTGGTCATCGGACAGGTGCGCAACGGCCTGCTGGACGCGAAGGTGAAGGCGTCGCAGAGCCAGGCCACCGGCGGTTTCGCGGTGGCCAAGCAGCAGGCCGAGCAGGCCGTGAGCGTCACGGGCGACGAGGGCACCGCGGCCGACGGCCGCCCCTCGCAGAGCGTCATCCAGTGGATGAGCGACCTCGTGGCCTCGCTGTCGAGCGGTGGTCAGGGCGCCTTCGACGTGGTCACCCTGCCCTCCGGCGGGGACAGCGGCAGCGGGCGCGGACCGCGCGCCTCCGGCGAGGTCGACCCGACGGGCAGTGTGCCCGCGGCGCTGCGCGAGAGGATCGACACCAGTACGTCGGCGGCGCAGAGCTACACGCGCATCGTCTACGACACCGACAAGGCGTCCCAGCCGGCCCTGGTCATCGGCAAGCAGGTCAACGACCCCAACGGCGACCCGTACCAGCTGTACTACCTCTTCCCGCTCACCCAGGAGGAGAAGTCGCTGAGCCTGGTCAAGGGCACCCTGGCGACCGCCGGGCTGTTCGTGGTCGTGCTGCTCGGGGCGATCGCCTGGCTGGTGGTGCGGCAGGTGGTCACGCCGGTGCGGATGGCCGCCGGAATCGCCGAACGGCTGTCGGCGGGGCGGCTCCAGGAACGTATGAAGGTCACCGGCGAGGACGACATCGCCCGGCTCGGTGAGGCCTTCAACAAGATGGCGCAGAACCTCCAGCTCAAGATCAGCCAGCTGGAGGACCTGTCGCGGATGCAGCGCCGGTTCGTGTCGGACGTGTCGCACGAACTGCGCACACCGCTGACGACCGTGCGGATGGCGGCGGACGTCATCCACGAGGCGCGTGAGGACTTCGACCCGGTGACCGCGCGGTCCGCCGAACTGCTCGCCGACCAGCTGGACCGGTTCGAGTCGCTGCTGGCCGACCTGCTGGAGATCAGCCGCTTCGACGCGGGCGCGGCCGCCCTGGAGGCGGAGCCGATCGACCTGCGTGAGGTGGTGCGGCGGGTGGTCAGCGGCGCGGAGCCGCTCGCCGAGCGCAAGGGCACCACGATCAAGGTCGTCGGCGACCAGCAGCCCGTGGTCGCCGAGGCCGACGCCCGGCGCGTGGAGCGGGTGCTGCGCAACCTCGTCGTCAACGCCGTCGAGCACGGCGAGGGCAAGGACGTCGTCGTCAAGCTGGCCGCCGCGGGCGGCGCGGTGGCGGTGGCCGTGCGCGACTACGGGGTGGGCCTCAAGCCCGGCGAGGCCACCCGGGTCTTCAGCCGCTTCTGGCGGGCCGACCCGGCACGCGCGCGCACCACCGGCGGCACCGGACTGGGCCTGTCCATCGCCCTGGAGGACGCGCGGCTGCACGGCGGCTGGCTCCAGGCGTGGGGCGAGCCGGGCGGCGGCTCGCAGTTCCGGCTGACGCTGCCGAGGACCGCGGACGAACCGCTGCGGGGGTCCCCCATACCCCTGGAGCCCAAGGACTCGCGGCGCAACCGCGGTCTGGACGACGCCGGACTGCCGCGCGGCGGCGACGGCGAGAAGCGCGCCACGGTGCCGGTGCGGCAGCCGGGCGCCGACGATCCGGCGCAGTCCGCCCGGGACCCGCTGGCGCTCCGGCCGGGCACGTCGACCCCCACGGCCGACCCCACCGCCCTGCCCGGCAACGGCGCGCGCGTGGTGGCACGGTCGGGCAGCACCCGCATGACGCCCGGCGGGAGCGCCGCGCCCGGTGACCGGGCCGCGGCCCGGACGGCGGACGGCGGCACCGAGGGCGGGGACGGTGACCCGCGCGGTACGGAGAGGGACGGGGAGGCAACGCGTGGGCGGTGA
- the mtrA gene encoding two-component system response regulator MtrA, with amino-acid sequence MMSFMKGRVLVVDDDSALAEMLGIVLRGEGFEPSFVADGDKALAAFREAKPDLVLLDLMLPGRDGIEVCRLIRAESGVPIVMLTAKSDTVDVVVGLESGADDYIVKPFKPKELVARIRARLRRSEEPAPEQLAIGDLVIDVAGHSVKRDGQSIALTPLEFDLLVALARKPWQVFTREVLLEQVWGYRHAADTRLVNVHVQRLRSKVEKDPEKPEIVVTVRGVGYKAGPS; translated from the coding sequence ATGATGTCGTTTATGAAGGGACGAGTCCTTGTCGTCGACGACGACAGCGCACTGGCCGAGATGCTCGGCATCGTGCTGCGCGGTGAAGGTTTTGAGCCGTCTTTCGTAGCCGACGGCGACAAGGCGCTGGCCGCCTTCCGTGAGGCCAAGCCGGATCTGGTGCTCCTCGACCTGATGCTGCCCGGCCGGGACGGCATCGAGGTCTGCCGCCTGATCAGGGCGGAGTCCGGGGTGCCGATCGTGATGCTCACGGCGAAGAGCGACACCGTCGACGTGGTGGTGGGCCTGGAGTCCGGGGCCGACGACTACATCGTCAAGCCGTTCAAGCCGAAGGAGCTGGTCGCCCGGATCCGCGCGAGACTGCGCAGGTCGGAGGAGCCGGCGCCGGAGCAGCTCGCCATCGGCGACCTGGTGATCGACGTCGCCGGGCACTCCGTGAAGCGGGACGGGCAGTCCATCGCGCTCACCCCGCTCGAGTTCGACCTGCTGGTCGCCCTCGCCCGCAAGCCCTGGCAGGTCTTCACGCGTGAGGTGCTGCTGGAGCAGGTCTGGGGCTACCGCCACGCGGCGGACACCCGCCTGGTGAACGTGCACGTGCAGCGGCTGCGCTCCAAGGTCGAGAAGGACCCGGAGAAGCCGGAGATCGTGGTGACCGTCCGTGGCGTCGGGTACAAGGCAGGACCGAGCTGA
- a CDS encoding DUF58 domain-containing protein, with protein MAPTGRAALLAALGSLPVGIWDPGWTGILAVNAPLAVACACDFALAAPVRKLGLTRSGDTSVRLGATADVTLTITNASRRPLRARIRDAWPPSSWAPGTETAASRHRLTIPAGERRRVTTRLNPTRRGDRRADRVTVRSYGPLGLFTRQGTHQVPWTVRVLPPFTSRKHLPAKLARLRELDGRTSVLTRGEGTEFDSLRAYVPGDDTRSIDWRATARQSEVAVRTWRPERDRHILLVLDTGRTSAGRVGDAPRLDASMDAALLLAALASRAGDRVDLLAYDRRVRALVQGRAAGDVLPSLVGAMATLEPELIETDARGLTATALRTAPRRSLIVLLTTLDAAPVEEGLLPVLSRLTQRHTVLLASVADPHIAAMSRARGDVDAVYEAASAAQAQTERDRTAEQLRRHGVTVVDATPEDVAPALADAYLALKSAGRL; from the coding sequence ATGGCACCCACCGGACGCGCCGCCCTGCTCGCGGCCCTCGGCTCCCTCCCCGTCGGCATCTGGGACCCCGGCTGGACGGGCATCCTCGCCGTCAACGCACCCCTGGCGGTCGCCTGCGCCTGCGACTTCGCCCTGGCCGCCCCGGTACGGAAGCTCGGCCTGACCCGCTCCGGCGACACCTCCGTGCGCCTGGGCGCCACCGCGGACGTCACCCTGACGATCACCAACGCCTCCCGCCGCCCCCTGCGCGCCCGCATCCGCGACGCCTGGCCTCCGAGCAGTTGGGCCCCGGGCACGGAAACGGCGGCGTCCCGCCACCGGCTGACCATCCCCGCGGGCGAACGGCGCCGTGTCACGACCCGCCTGAACCCCACCCGGCGTGGCGACCGCCGTGCCGACCGCGTCACCGTCCGCTCGTACGGCCCCCTCGGACTCTTCACCCGCCAGGGGACCCACCAGGTCCCGTGGACCGTACGTGTCCTGCCGCCCTTCACCAGCCGCAAGCACCTGCCCGCCAAGCTCGCCCGCCTGCGCGAACTCGACGGCCGCACCAGCGTGCTGACCCGCGGTGAGGGCACCGAGTTCGACAGCCTCCGCGCCTACGTCCCCGGTGACGACACCCGTTCCATCGACTGGCGTGCCACCGCCCGCCAGTCGGAGGTCGCGGTACGCACCTGGCGTCCGGAGCGCGACCGCCACATCCTGCTCGTCCTGGACACCGGTCGCACCTCCGCGGGCCGTGTGGGCGACGCACCGCGCCTGGACGCCTCCATGGACGCGGCCCTGCTCCTGGCCGCCCTGGCCTCCCGCGCCGGCGACCGTGTCGACCTGCTGGCCTACGACCGCCGTGTCCGTGCCCTGGTCCAGGGCCGTGCGGCGGGAGACGTCCTGCCGTCTCTCGTGGGCGCCATGGCCACGCTGGAACCCGAACTGATCGAGACGGACGCGCGGGGTCTTACGGCCACGGCGCTGCGCACGGCCCCGCGTCGCTCCCTGATCGTGCTCCTCACGACGCTGGACGCGGCTCCCGTGGAAGAAGGGCTGCTGCCCGTCCTGAGCCGGCTGACGCAGCGCCACACGGTCCTGCTCGCCTCGGTGGCGGACCCCCACATCGCGGCCATGTCCCGCGCCCGAGGTGACGTCGACGCGGTCTACGAGGCGGCATCGGCCGCGCAGGCCCAGACGGAACGCGACCGCACAGCGGAACAACTGCGCCGTCACGGCGTGACGGTCGTGGACGCGACACCGGAGGACGTGGCGCCGGCGCTGGCAGACGCCTATCTGGCACTGAAGTCGGCGGGACGTCTGTAA
- a CDS encoding DUF4129 domain-containing protein translates to MTATGGVLTAVPALPTAADTAVRLLLHGDDDPPVTLPRDPAREAARRELSKQMYHENDPSWLQRALDAFWDWVGKLFDAVSTATPGGALGLVVVIVAMLAVLAALWWRLGTPRRRPAPAPVLFEDRPRSAVEHRAAAEAHAAQGHWNQAVQERMRAVVRALEERALLDPRPGRTADEAAAEAGRALPAHTHRLHAAARDFDDVTYGGRSATQDTYRRITALDGDLERTRPALAASGAPSTDTDARRGAAG, encoded by the coding sequence GTGACCGCCACGGGGGGAGTTCTCACAGCCGTACCGGCGCTGCCCACGGCCGCCGACACCGCCGTACGCCTGCTGCTGCACGGCGACGACGACCCGCCCGTCACCCTCCCGCGCGACCCCGCGCGGGAGGCGGCCCGGCGCGAGCTGTCGAAGCAGATGTACCACGAGAACGACCCCAGTTGGCTCCAGCGGGCCCTGGACGCCTTCTGGGACTGGGTCGGCAAGCTGTTCGACGCCGTGTCCACCGCGACACCCGGCGGCGCGCTCGGCCTGGTCGTCGTCATCGTCGCCATGCTCGCCGTCCTGGCCGCCCTGTGGTGGCGCCTGGGCACCCCGCGCCGCCGGCCCGCCCCGGCACCCGTCCTGTTCGAGGACCGCCCCCGCAGCGCCGTCGAGCACCGCGCGGCCGCCGAGGCGCACGCCGCCCAGGGCCACTGGAACCAGGCCGTCCAGGAACGCATGCGGGCCGTCGTCCGCGCCCTGGAGGAGCGCGCCCTGCTCGACCCGCGCCCCGGCCGGACCGCCGACGAGGCCGCCGCGGAGGCCGGCCGCGCCCTGCCCGCCCACACCCACCGGCTGCACGCCGCCGCCCGCGACTTCGACGACGTCACGTACGGCGGCCGCAGCGCGACGCAGGACACGTACCGGCGGATCACCGCACTCGACGGCGACCTGGAGCGCACCCGGCCCGCACTCGCCGCGAGCGGCGCCCCCAGCACGGACACCGACGCCCGCCGGGGAGCCGCCGGATGA
- a CDS encoding glycerophosphoryl diester phosphodiesterase membrane domain-containing protein, which translates to MNDTPGWASPGSAPSDGREPDAPGPAGSADRPGPEQSADRPQQPGDAPREPGVKWSKEQPPAGQWSAPAGHTGAGGPAQAPPPPPGGQGRVTPPPGGPGWGAPPPGGQGPYGGWGNGWGGPPPAAKPGVIPLRPLGIGELLDGAVSTMRTYWRTVLGISLTLAVLTEVVVVLLQRFVLKDSSAAVLDDPSATLGELTDALGDLLLSSAVLYGITLIGTVAATALLTTVTSRATLGRSVTTSEAWRDARPQIPRLFGLIILLSLIAAGIIAAGAVPGVLLGLAAGPEVGFGLTLLGIAGAAVVGIWLMVRLSLASPALMLEKQGITKAMRRSSRLVRGSWWRVCGIQALAAIIAYVVAAIVVIPFTFLASAFSGDGVTGLLDASGGNFGWTFLIISGIGSVIGSTITFPITAGVTVLLYIDQRIRREALDLELARAAGIQDHGATGGS; encoded by the coding sequence ATGAACGACACTCCGGGCTGGGCCTCGCCCGGATCCGCCCCGTCCGACGGACGGGAACCGGACGCCCCCGGACCTGCCGGGTCCGCCGACCGTCCGGGTCCCGAGCAGTCCGCCGACCGGCCGCAGCAGCCGGGTGACGCCCCGCGGGAGCCGGGCGTGAAGTGGTCCAAGGAGCAGCCCCCGGCCGGCCAGTGGTCCGCGCCCGCCGGCCACACCGGTGCGGGCGGCCCCGCCCAGGCCCCTCCGCCGCCTCCCGGCGGCCAGGGCCGGGTGACCCCGCCTCCCGGCGGCCCCGGCTGGGGCGCTCCCCCGCCCGGCGGCCAGGGTCCCTACGGCGGCTGGGGCAACGGCTGGGGAGGCCCCCCGCCCGCGGCCAAGCCCGGCGTCATCCCGCTGCGCCCCCTCGGCATAGGCGAACTCCTCGACGGCGCCGTGTCCACCATGCGCACCTACTGGCGCACGGTCCTCGGCATCTCGCTGACCCTCGCCGTCCTCACCGAGGTCGTCGTCGTACTGCTGCAGCGCTTCGTCCTGAAGGACTCCAGCGCCGCCGTGCTCGACGACCCCAGCGCGACCCTCGGCGAACTCACCGACGCCCTCGGCGACCTCCTGCTCAGCTCCGCCGTGCTCTACGGGATCACCCTGATCGGCACGGTCGCGGCGACCGCCCTCCTGACGACCGTCACCAGCCGCGCCACACTCGGCCGGTCGGTGACCACGTCCGAGGCCTGGCGCGACGCCCGACCCCAGATCCCCAGGCTGTTCGGCCTGATCATCCTGCTGTCGCTCATCGCGGCGGGCATCATCGCCGCCGGCGCGGTGCCCGGCGTCCTGCTCGGTCTCGCGGCCGGCCCCGAGGTCGGCTTCGGACTGACCCTGCTGGGCATCGCCGGCGCGGCCGTGGTCGGCATCTGGCTCATGGTCCGTCTCTCGCTCGCGTCCCCCGCGCTGATGCTGGAGAAGCAGGGCATCACCAAGGCGATGCGCCGGTCCTCCCGGCTGGTGCGCGGCTCCTGGTGGCGGGTCTGCGGCATCCAGGCGCTGGCGGCGATCATCGCGTACGTCGTCGCGGCGATCGTCGTCATTCCCTTCACGTTCCTCGCCTCCGCGTTCAGCGGTGACGGCGTCACCGGGCTCCTGGACGCCTCGGGCGGGAACTTCGGCTGGACGTTCCTGATCATCAGCGGCATCGGCTCGGTCATCGGCTCGACGATCACGTTCCCGATCACGGCCGGCGTCACCGTGCTGCTCTACATCGACCAGCGGATCCGCCGCGAGGCCCTCGACCTCGAACTGGCCCGCGCGGCCGGCATCCAGGACCACGGCGCCACCGGCGGGAGCTGA